A stretch of the uncultured Campylobacter sp. genome encodes the following:
- a CDS encoding flavodoxin domain-containing protein, which yields MSIGIFYASAKGHTKTACEYLAGKLGAQLVEVKDATAQDFAKFDVIIVAAPSYGDGELSADWTEKLPLLKVGSKGKKAAIVAVGNQANHPQTLFSGAVDFLPYLKDAQIFGASDADGYKFNHSAFFINGKFVGLALDVKGDENYAKRIDKWVEENKPTILNLF from the coding sequence ATGAGTATCGGCATATTTTACGCAAGCGCAAAAGGCCATACAAAGACTGCTTGCGAGTATCTAGCAGGCAAACTCGGCGCACAGCTAGTCGAAGTAAAGGACGCTACCGCACAGGATTTTGCTAAATTTGACGTCATCATCGTAGCGGCGCCTAGCTACGGCGACGGCGAGCTTTCAGCTGACTGGACGGAGAAACTGCCGCTTTTAAAAGTAGGCAGCAAAGGCAAAAAAGCCGCCATCGTAGCCGTGGGCAATCAAGCCAATCACCCCCAAACGCTTTTTAGCGGCGCGGTGGATTTTTTGCCGTATCTAAAGGACGCGCAAATTTTCGGCGCTAGCGACGCAGACGGATATAAATTTAACCACTCCGCGTTTTTCATTAACGGCAAATTCGTAGGCCTAGCTCTAGACGTCAAGGGCGATGAAAACTACGCAAAACGCATCGACAAATGGGTCGAGGAAAATAAGCCTACTATCTTAAATTTATTCTGA
- a CDS encoding 2-oxoacid:acceptor oxidoreductase family protein has protein sequence MKRQLRFVGVGGQGVILAGEILAAAKIEEGGYGVKASTYTSQVRGGPTKVDIILSEREIFYPYANEGEIEFMLATAQISFEQFKDGVKEGGIIVVEPNLVRASDEDKKRWKIYEIPIISIAKDEVGNVITQSVVALAVAVQMSGCLDAELVKRVMLSKVPKKVYAENEKAYELGLKYAQICLENDK, from the coding sequence ATGAAAAGACAGTTAAGGTTCGTCGGAGTGGGCGGCCAGGGCGTGATACTGGCGGGCGAGATTTTAGCCGCGGCCAAGATTGAGGAGGGCGGATACGGCGTCAAGGCCTCGACCTACACCTCGCAGGTGCGCGGAGGACCGACGAAAGTAGATATCATTTTGAGCGAGCGCGAGATATTTTATCCGTACGCAAACGAGGGCGAGATCGAGTTTATGCTCGCTACCGCGCAGATTAGCTTCGAGCAGTTTAAAGACGGCGTAAAAGAGGGCGGCATAATCGTCGTGGAGCCAAATTTAGTACGCGCAAGCGACGAGGATAAAAAACGGTGGAAAATCTATGAAATTCCCATCATCTCCATCGCTAAAGACGAAGTAGGCAATGTCATAACCCAAAGCGTCGTCGCGCTCGCAGTCGCCGTGCAGATGAGCGGCTGCCTGGACGCCGAGCTAGTTAAACGCGTAATGCTCTCAAAAGTGCCTAAAAAAGTCTACGCCGAGAACGAAAAAGCCTACGAGCTGGGACTAAAATACGCGCAAATTTGCCTAGAAAACGACAAATAA
- a CDS encoding 2-oxoglutarate ferredoxin oxidoreductase subunit beta: MAFNYDDYLRTDKTPTLWCWGCGDGVILKALIRAIHKLGWDMNDVCVVSGIGCSGRFSSYINCNTVHTTHGRAIAYATGIKLANPDKHVIVVTGDGDGLAIGGNHTIHGCRRNINLNHVLINNFIYGLTNSQTSPTTPIGFWTVTAQQGNIDPNFDACKLATAAGATFVARGSVIEPAKLEKVFAEGFEHDGYSFFDVFSNCHINLGRKNKMGQATQMLEWIDGRTTSKAKFDAMGEDEREGKFPLGVLHKDESRMEYTKAYDMVIKAARDGEKIDFGALK, translated from the coding sequence ATGGCATTTAACTACGACGACTACCTACGCACCGACAAAACGCCGACTCTGTGGTGCTGGGGCTGCGGCGACGGCGTGATACTAAAGGCGCTAATCCGCGCAATCCATAAGCTAGGCTGGGATATGAACGACGTGTGCGTGGTCTCTGGCATCGGCTGCTCTGGGCGCTTTAGCTCCTATATTAACTGCAACACCGTCCACACCACGCACGGTCGCGCGATAGCCTATGCCACGGGTATCAAGCTAGCAAACCCCGATAAACACGTCATCGTAGTAACAGGCGACGGCGACGGGCTAGCGATAGGCGGCAATCACACGATCCACGGATGCCGTAGAAATATAAATTTAAACCACGTTTTGATAAATAACTTCATCTACGGGCTAACAAACTCGCAAACCAGCCCGACTACGCCGATAGGATTTTGGACGGTGACGGCACAGCAGGGCAACATCGATCCGAATTTTGACGCGTGCAAGCTCGCAACCGCCGCAGGAGCGACATTTGTGGCGCGCGGTAGCGTGATAGAGCCGGCAAAGCTGGAAAAGGTATTTGCCGAGGGCTTCGAGCACGACGGATACAGCTTTTTTGACGTGTTTTCAAACTGCCACATAAATCTGGGCCGCAAAAACAAGATGGGGCAGGCCACGCAGATGCTGGAGTGGATCGACGGTCGCACGACTAGCAAGGCTAAATTTGACGCGATGGGCGAGGATGAGCGGGAGGGTAAATTTCCTCTCGGAGTGCTGCATAAAGACGAGTCGCGCATGGAGTACACCAAGGCCTACGACATGGTGATAAAAGCCGCTAGAGACGGCGAGAAAATCGACTTTGGAGCGCTAAAATGA